The proteins below are encoded in one region of Geobacter sp.:
- a CDS encoding heterodisulfide reductase subunit B: MTPAKNILNYSYYPGCSLHASAKEYDESTRGLFKALKIGLHEVPDWLCCGATPAHNVDELLSLSLCAKNLELSNKVDGDLAVACAACFSRLKVTQHRLAENEEKRQQVAYALDAPLALDKPVKHLLEILATDFGLDRLAAAVQKPLSGLKVACYYGCLLTRPPDVPELDDCEAPSIMERVIGATGAETVSWSHRMECCGANFTLSRPGVVLKLSGEVLASAKRAGADCVMVACPLCHGNLDIRQREIEEATGNRYGMPVFYMTQLLALAAGVATGKLGFGSMMVSPEPLLKAKNLL; this comes from the coding sequence ATGACACCGGCAAAAAACATCCTCAACTATTCCTATTACCCAGGCTGTTCCCTGCACGCCTCGGCCAAGGAATATGACGAATCGACCCGGGGCCTGTTCAAGGCGTTGAAGATCGGGCTGCACGAAGTACCCGACTGGCTCTGTTGCGGTGCCACCCCGGCCCACAACGTGGACGAACTGTTGTCGCTGTCGCTGTGTGCCAAGAACCTGGAGCTGTCGAATAAGGTGGACGGTGACTTGGCCGTTGCGTGTGCCGCCTGTTTTTCCCGGCTTAAGGTGACTCAGCATCGGCTGGCGGAAAACGAGGAGAAACGGCAGCAGGTGGCCTATGCCCTCGATGCCCCGCTTGCCCTGGACAAGCCGGTCAAGCACCTTCTGGAGATACTGGCCACCGACTTCGGCCTCGACCGGCTCGCCGCTGCGGTGCAGAAGCCGCTTTCGGGGCTTAAGGTCGCCTGCTACTACGGGTGCCTCCTGACCCGCCCACCCGATGTCCCTGAGCTGGACGACTGCGAGGCCCCCAGCATCATGGAGCGGGTCATTGGCGCGACCGGGGCGGAGACGGTATCCTGGAGCCACCGGATGGAATGCTGCGGCGCCAACTTTACCCTCTCCCGTCCGGGTGTGGTTCTGAAGCTTTCCGGTGAGGTCCTCGCCTCTGCCAAGCGGGCCGGTGCCGACTGCGTCATGGTCGCCTGTCCCCTGTGCCACGGCAATCTCGATATCCGGCAGAGAGAGATTGAGGAGGCGACCGGCAATCGTTACGGCATGCCGGTTTTCTACATGACACAACTGCTGGCCCTTGCCGCCGGCGTAGCCACGGGCAAGCTCGGCTTCGGCAGCATGATGGTCAGCCCTGAGCCGCTGCTGAAAGCGAAAAATCTATTATAA
- a CDS encoding 4Fe-4S dicluster domain-containing protein, with the protein MKHSKMTLSAETMNLGFVKKVEQLSGSSVRRCFQCGKCSAGCPMRSFMEHPPNRIVRLLQLGQYERVLAGRSIWYCASCETCTTRCPNKVDLAAIMDALRKLSWDAQGPSKESLVQLANRLFIDNIRTYGRQYEMRLAAVFNLKSGKLLKDFMLGPSLFTKGKLKVFHKKNRNIGEIERIFSRIEELRRKGEAT; encoded by the coding sequence ATGAAGCATTCCAAGATGACCCTCTCAGCCGAAACCATGAATCTCGGCTTTGTGAAGAAGGTGGAGCAGCTCTCGGGCAGTTCGGTGCGGCGCTGTTTCCAGTGCGGCAAATGCTCGGCCGGCTGCCCCATGCGCTCTTTCATGGAACACCCCCCCAACCGTATCGTCCGGCTGCTGCAGCTGGGGCAGTACGAGCGGGTGCTGGCGGGCCGTTCCATCTGGTATTGCGCCTCCTGCGAAACCTGCACCACCCGCTGTCCCAACAAGGTCGACCTGGCGGCGATCATGGATGCGCTCAGGAAGCTTTCCTGGGATGCCCAAGGTCCGTCCAAGGAGAGCCTGGTGCAGCTGGCCAACCGGCTCTTCATCGACAACATCCGCACCTACGGTCGCCAGTACGAGATGCGCCTGGCCGCTGTCTTCAACCTGAAGAGCGGCAAGCTTCTGAAAGACTTCATGCTCGGCCCCTCGCTCTTCACCAAAGGTAAACTGAAGGTCTTCCACAAAAAGAACCGGAATATTGGCGAGATCGAACGGATCTTCAGCAGAATCGAGGAGCTGCGGCGAAAGGGTGAGGCAACATGA
- a CDS encoding ATP-binding cassette domain-containing protein, with amino-acid sequence MRTGSPISELSRLYRYAGENRRSYLLGALFLAGTNGFALLIPWLLKLAIESLQAPGKAAHSPSWYGGMIIGAALLHGFIRIFSRTTLLHAARRIEYRIRDDLYAKLLTLDQPFFTGGRTGDLMSRFTNDLTNVRMLVGFGVQNIINTAILYVAALTLLISISPSLTLYAVLPFPAMIFVVKRLSASMFRRSKRAQEELARLTSAVEENVSAAAVIKAYCREEAAISSFRETSGRYMESNMRIAQLRGFMIPVMAATGALGTLIVLLVGGERVVGGTLTLGDFVAFNGYLAMLIWPTIVFGWILNLAQRGAASMSRLNAILAAEPVVTEPERATPVPVLRGEITLRNLSFSYGGEPLLAGIGLQIPAGSRLGIVGPIGSGKSTLVKLIARLYPVADGMLFIDGIDINTLPLAGLRSAIGYVPQESFLFSRTIRDNIAFSSAGATQEEIEAAAGLASLSGDVSRFPGGYDTMVGERGITLSGGQKQRTAIARAILNDPAILILDDPLSAVDARTEEEILTGLSGYYGQRTVIIVSHRLSALRDCDRIIVLEQGRIAEQGSHEELLGLNGRYAAIHREQQLRQEIEGY; translated from the coding sequence ATCCGGACGGGGAGCCCCATCAGCGAGCTGTCACGATTATACCGCTATGCAGGCGAGAACCGGCGGAGCTATCTCCTCGGCGCTCTCTTCCTGGCAGGGACCAACGGATTCGCCCTTCTGATCCCCTGGCTCCTGAAGCTGGCCATCGAAAGCCTGCAGGCACCCGGAAAAGCCGCCCATTCACCCTCCTGGTACGGCGGAATGATCATCGGTGCCGCCCTCCTGCACGGTTTCATCCGCATCTTCTCCCGCACCACCCTGCTCCATGCGGCCCGTCGCATCGAATATCGGATCAGGGACGACCTCTACGCCAAACTGCTCACCCTTGACCAGCCCTTTTTCACCGGCGGGCGGACCGGCGACCTGATGTCCCGCTTCACCAACGACCTGACCAACGTCAGGATGCTGGTCGGTTTCGGGGTGCAGAACATCATCAACACCGCCATTCTCTACGTTGCTGCCCTTACCCTGCTGATCAGCATCAGCCCTTCCCTGACGCTCTATGCCGTTCTCCCCTTCCCTGCCATGATCTTCGTGGTGAAGCGCCTGAGCGCCTCCATGTTCCGCCGCTCCAAACGGGCCCAGGAAGAGCTGGCACGCCTCACCAGCGCCGTGGAGGAGAATGTCTCCGCGGCAGCCGTGATCAAGGCCTACTGTCGGGAAGAGGCAGCCATCTCCTCCTTCCGGGAAACGAGCGGGCGCTACATGGAGAGCAACATGCGGATCGCCCAGCTGCGCGGGTTCATGATCCCGGTCATGGCCGCAACCGGTGCGCTCGGGACCCTCATCGTCCTTCTGGTCGGCGGCGAACGGGTGGTCGGCGGCACCCTCACCCTGGGGGATTTCGTCGCCTTCAACGGCTATCTCGCCATGCTGATCTGGCCAACCATCGTCTTCGGCTGGATCCTCAACCTGGCCCAGCGCGGTGCCGCCTCCATGTCCCGGCTGAACGCCATCCTGGCCGCCGAACCGGTGGTAACCGAACCGGAACGGGCAACTCCCGTGCCGGTTCTCCGCGGCGAGATCACACTGCGCAACCTCTCCTTCTCCTATGGCGGCGAACCGCTCCTTGCCGGGATCGGGCTGCAGATACCGGCCGGCTCGCGGCTCGGCATCGTCGGGCCGATCGGCTCCGGCAAATCGACCCTGGTGAAGCTCATCGCCCGGCTCTACCCCGTTGCCGACGGCATGCTGTTCATCGACGGCATCGACATCAACACCCTCCCCCTTGCCGGCCTGCGCAGCGCCATCGGCTATGTCCCCCAGGAGAGCTTCCTCTTCTCCCGCACCATCCGGGACAACATCGCCTTCAGCAGCGCAGGCGCCACCCAGGAGGAGATCGAGGCGGCAGCCGGGCTGGCCAGCCTGTCGGGCGACGTCTCCCGGTTTCCCGGCGGCTATGACACCATGGTCGGTGAACGGGGGATCACCCTCTCCGGGGGGCAGAAACAGCGCACCGCCATTGCCAGGGCAATCCTCAACGACCCGGCCATCCTGATCCTGGACGACCCGCTGTCGGCAGTGGACGCCCGCACCGAAGAGGAGATCCTCACCGGCCTTTCAGGCTACTACGGCCAGCGGACGGTCATCATCGTCTCCCACCGGCTCTCGGCCCTGCGCGACTGCGACCGGATCATCGTCCTGGAGCAGGGCCGGATTGCCGAACAGGGGAGCCACGAAGAGCTCCTGGGGCTCAATGGCCGCTACGCCGCGATCCACCGCGAGCAGCAACTCCGCCAGGAAATCGAAGGGTACTGA
- a CDS encoding ATP-binding cassette domain-containing protein has translation MHHGGIYEDEIVGKAYDRALMARFFRYLAPYRLLVAAALTVLPLTIVAKLAQPYLIKLAIDNHIMTGQLAGLPRLAALFLLLIMAESLLSFLEVWLLQYLGQRLMQDIRIELFSHVQRLSPAFFDKTPTGSLVTRLTSDVEVLGEMFAAGIITVVGDLLLLVGIVAVMLWMNLQLSLVTFSVLPFLIWIAFTFRRRMRAAFRQVRARLASLNTFLNESISGMSLIQLSNRQAAEHEEFRRLNASYRDANLPVITWDAALYAGVEALSSVAVGLLIWYGGSEILGGTLTFGALVAFIQYIEKFFSPIRDLSAKYSVMQGAMAALERLFNLLDTRDTLPEPDEAHRTIPPRPAAVIDFRDVWFAYQGDDHVLKGFNLTLRQGEKVALVGETGGGKTTVTRLLSRLYDVNRGGITLDGIDLRDIPLNELRRRTGVVLQDPYLFTGTVEENICLGDEAARQRVRQAAAAVGADRIIDRLPHGYQEEVRERGANLSAGERQLISFARAVAFNPEVLVLDEATASVDTASERLIQEGLKGLMAGRTTLVVAHRLSTIRDADRIVVIHRGEKVEEGTHDRLMADRGIYYRLYQLQFKD, from the coding sequence ATGCACCACGGCGGGATATACGAAGACGAAATAGTCGGCAAGGCCTATGACCGTGCGCTGATGGCGCGGTTCTTCCGCTACCTGGCGCCCTATCGTCTGCTGGTTGCGGCAGCGCTCACCGTACTGCCGCTGACCATCGTCGCCAAGCTGGCCCAGCCCTACCTGATCAAGCTGGCCATCGACAATCACATCATGACCGGCCAACTGGCCGGCCTGCCCAGGCTGGCAGCGCTCTTCCTGCTGCTCATCATGGCCGAATCCCTTCTCTCCTTCCTGGAGGTCTGGCTTCTCCAGTACCTGGGACAGCGGCTCATGCAGGACATCCGTATCGAGCTCTTTTCCCACGTGCAGCGGCTTTCGCCAGCCTTTTTCGACAAGACCCCCACCGGCAGCCTGGTGACGAGGCTGACCAGCGACGTTGAGGTGCTGGGAGAGATGTTTGCCGCAGGCATCATCACCGTGGTGGGGGACCTGCTCCTCCTGGTAGGGATCGTCGCAGTGATGCTCTGGATGAATCTTCAGCTCTCCCTGGTCACCTTTTCGGTGCTGCCGTTCCTGATCTGGATCGCCTTCACCTTCCGCCGCCGGATGCGGGCAGCGTTCCGACAGGTCAGGGCCAGGCTCGCCAGCCTCAACACCTTTCTCAACGAGAGCATCTCCGGCATGTCGCTGATCCAGCTCTCCAACCGCCAGGCAGCAGAGCACGAGGAATTCCGCCGTCTGAACGCCTCCTACCGGGATGCCAACCTGCCGGTGATCACCTGGGATGCTGCCCTCTATGCCGGGGTCGAGGCGCTCTCTTCCGTTGCAGTCGGGCTTCTCATCTGGTACGGCGGCAGCGAGATCCTCGGCGGCACCCTCACCTTCGGTGCCCTGGTCGCTTTTATCCAGTACATCGAGAAGTTTTTTTCGCCAATCCGCGACCTGTCGGCCAAGTATTCGGTGATGCAGGGCGCCATGGCCGCACTGGAGCGGCTGTTCAACCTCCTTGACACCCGCGATACCCTCCCCGAACCGGACGAGGCACACCGCACCATCCCGCCCCGACCGGCGGCCGTCATCGATTTCCGGGATGTCTGGTTTGCCTACCAGGGGGATGATCATGTGCTGAAGGGGTTCAACCTGACCTTGCGGCAAGGCGAAAAGGTGGCGTTGGTCGGTGAAACCGGGGGGGGGAAGACCACGGTGACCCGCCTCCTCTCCCGGCTCTACGATGTGAATCGCGGCGGGATAACCCTGGACGGCATCGATCTGCGGGACATCCCGCTCAACGAACTGCGGCGCAGGACCGGCGTGGTGCTCCAGGATCCCTACCTGTTCACCGGCACCGTCGAGGAGAACATCTGCCTGGGTGATGAGGCCGCGCGCCAGCGCGTCCGGCAGGCTGCTGCAGCCGTGGGTGCCGACCGTATCATCGACCGGCTCCCCCATGGCTACCAGGAAGAGGTCAGGGAGCGGGGCGCAAACCTCTCGGCCGGCGAACGGCAGCTGATCTCTTTTGCCCGGGCCGTTGCCTTCAACCCCGAGGTGCTGGTTCTGGACGAGGCAACCGCCAGCGTCGATACGGCCAGCGAGCGGCTGATCCAGGAGGGGCTCAAGGGGCTGATGGCGGGCCGCACCACCCTGGTCGTTGCGCACCGGCTCTCCACCATCCGCGATGCCGATCGGATCGTAGTGATTCACCGGGGTGAAAAGGTGGAGGAAGGGACTCACGACCGCCTGATGGCGGACCGGGGCATCTACTACCGGCTCTACCAGCTGCAATTCAAGGACTGA
- a CDS encoding DnaJ domain-containing protein, with product MNGISSANASPQLLDACRVLFPDVLIQPVFLDQLHAQQLKSTYRSLAKEYHPDSCVGLPDTTRQADQFRRVTSAYELLTGYIRKRDTLSLQQAFWSKARHPAPASPFQRPHVHGTSRPFRPRYSSGKPARNPEEHYYDGPLPTFPLKIGLYLYYRSAVSYQAVVKAIIWQRDMRPPFGELAAAWGWLDPYFVSVIRSATEIPGTFGERAVKLGLLSEAQVRVILTHQKMLQLPVGRYFVDRGLLREYELRTYLHEQNLHNRAVARTEPCTENREK from the coding sequence ATGAACGGCATATCCAGCGCCAATGCATCACCACAGTTGTTAGACGCCTGCAGGGTGCTGTTCCCCGACGTCCTTATCCAACCGGTCTTTCTTGACCAGTTGCATGCCCAGCAGCTGAAAAGCACCTATCGTTCACTTGCCAAGGAATACCACCCCGACTCCTGCGTCGGCCTGCCCGATACCACGCGACAGGCCGACCAGTTCCGCCGGGTGACGTCCGCCTACGAGCTGCTGACCGGCTACATACGGAAACGTGACACTCTCTCCCTGCAGCAGGCCTTCTGGTCCAAGGCGAGGCACCCCGCACCAGCTTCACCATTCCAGAGACCCCATGTGCACGGTACTTCCAGGCCGTTCAGACCGCGCTACTCCTCAGGCAAGCCGGCCCGCAACCCCGAAGAGCATTACTACGACGGACCTCTTCCCACCTTCCCCCTGAAGATCGGGCTCTATCTCTACTACCGGTCAGCCGTTTCCTATCAGGCCGTGGTCAAGGCCATCATCTGGCAGCGCGACATGCGCCCCCCCTTTGGCGAGCTGGCTGCTGCCTGGGGGTGGCTCGATCCCTATTTCGTCTCGGTCATCCGCTCCGCAACTGAGATCCCCGGCACCTTTGGCGAGCGGGCCGTCAAGCTCGGGCTGCTCAGCGAGGCCCAGGTCAGGGTCATCCTGACCCACCAGAAGATGCTGCAGCTCCCTGTCGGCAGGTATTTCGTCGACCGCGGACTGCTCAGGGAATACGAGCTGCGGACCTATCTCCACGAACAGAACCTGCACAACCGCGCCGTTGCGCGCACCGAGCCCTGCACCGAAAACCGGGAGAAGTGA
- a CDS encoding MerR family transcriptional regulator, translating into MYRITELARQFGLSRSTLLYYDHIGLLRPSMRSDANYRCYSTVDRERLATICSLKQAGLDIEGIRTILDVAGDDTTSVLQRRLYQIGAEINALQAKQRMLARMLRLKEEGGPKSSVDKEMFVELLRAAGMDDNAMNQLHVEFERRAPEAHHHFLLSLGIPEKEALMIREFSAAGGSR; encoded by the coding sequence ATGTACCGTATCACCGAGCTTGCCCGTCAATTCGGGTTATCGCGCAGCACACTTCTGTATTACGATCATATCGGGCTGCTCCGGCCTTCCATGCGGAGCGACGCGAACTATCGCTGCTATTCGACAGTCGATCGCGAGCGGCTGGCGACCATCTGCTCCTTGAAGCAGGCCGGACTGGATATTGAGGGCATCCGAACGATCCTGGACGTTGCCGGCGACGACACGACCTCTGTGCTGCAACGCCGGTTGTACCAGATCGGTGCGGAGATCAATGCCCTGCAGGCAAAGCAGCGGATGCTGGCAAGGATGCTCAGGCTCAAGGAGGAGGGGGGTCCGAAGTCTTCCGTGGACAAGGAGATGTTCGTCGAGTTGCTGCGCGCCGCCGGTATGGACGACAATGCCATGAATCAGCTGCATGTGGAGTTCGAACGTCGAGCTCCAGAAGCGCATCACCATTTTCTGCTGTCGCTCGGCATTCCCGAAAAGGAGGCGCTCATGATCCGCGAGTTCTCCGCCGCAGGTGGAAGCAGATAA
- the rsmG gene encoding 16S rRNA (guanine(527)-N(7))-methyltransferase RsmG, whose protein sequence is MLRDGAFQLGIDLDDACLDRFALLAGELRRWNAKVNLTALKSIRDIVTRHFIDSLTIATLLPHGAHLLDIGSGGGFPCIPLKIARPDLEIVSVDGVQKKILFQRHVARLLGFDHFSAVHGRAESLAQAMDRQFSVVVARAVADVETLLRLGLPLLADNGIMIAMKGRQGREEIELARETISALGVVVKDVHELRLPVSGDERTLIILGREVGMATIAAENTKIA, encoded by the coding sequence CTGCTCCGTGACGGCGCCTTCCAGCTCGGCATCGACCTGGACGATGCCTGTCTGGATCGCTTCGCCCTGCTGGCGGGAGAGCTTCGGCGCTGGAACGCCAAGGTCAATCTGACGGCGCTGAAGAGTATCCGCGACATCGTTACCCGTCATTTTATCGATTCCCTTACCATTGCCACATTGCTGCCGCACGGGGCACACCTGCTGGACATCGGCTCCGGCGGCGGCTTTCCCTGCATCCCCCTGAAGATCGCCCGCCCCGACCTGGAGATTGTCTCGGTGGACGGCGTGCAGAAGAAGATCCTCTTCCAGCGCCATGTGGCCCGCCTGCTCGGATTCGACCATTTCTCGGCGGTCCATGGCCGGGCAGAATCGCTGGCCCAGGCCATGGACCGGCAATTTTCCGTCGTGGTCGCCCGTGCCGTCGCCGACGTGGAGACACTGCTCCGGCTCGGCCTTCCTCTCCTTGCCGACAATGGGATAATGATCGCCATGAAGGGGAGGCAGGGGAGGGAAGAGATCGAGTTGGCACGCGAGACGATTTCAGCGCTGGGGGTGGTGGTAAAGGATGTGCATGAATTGCGTCTGCCGGTGAGTGGCGACGAACGGACCCTGATTATCCTCGGTCGCGAGGTGGGTATGGCAACGATTGCTGCTGAAAACACGAAAATCGCGTGA
- the mnmG gene encoding tRNA uridine-5-carboxymethylaminomethyl(34) synthesis enzyme MnmG: protein MGMIVYDRQYDVIVVGAGHAGCEAALAASRMGCATLLLTINLDAVALMSCNPAIGGLAKGHLVKEIDALGGEMGKNIDATGIQFRILNTRKGPAVRASRAQADKQQYRLRMKRILEHQEHLDLKQAEVTALHVEEGRVLGVDTRGGVRFCGTTVILTTGTFMRGLIHIGLVHYPGGRAGDIPSMGLSDHLRELGFNVGRLKTGTPARLDGKTIDFSRLEAQPGDDPPVPFSFSTERIDRPQVPCYIAYTNERSHEIIRSGLDRSPLYAGIIEGIGPRYCPSIEDKVVRFPDKDRHQSFIEPEGADTVEYYPSGLSTSLPIDVQWAFYRSIVGMERVEIMRPAYAIEYDYVDPIQLHATLETKVVQNLFHAGQINGTSGYEEAAGQGLVAGINAVLRVKGKEPLVLGRDEAYIGVMIDDLVTLGTREPYRMFTSRAEYRLLLREDNADQRLRRIGHEVGLVPEEEYGRFAAKLAQIDEQLARIRQTRIAPSAMEPDFMEEYGLVGLQNAMSLDQLLRRPDVGWRDLIRLDPTIGEADARIWEQIEIQVKYQGYIDRQLEQVAKSRVLEGVRIPTGFDYTTLAGLSTEVREKLAKFQPDTLGQASRIPGITPAAIAILSVSLKARSSR, encoded by the coding sequence ATGGGAATGATCGTCTATGACAGGCAGTATGATGTCATCGTGGTGGGTGCCGGGCATGCTGGATGCGAGGCTGCCCTGGCCGCAAGCAGGATGGGGTGCGCGACCCTGCTCCTCACCATTAATCTCGATGCCGTTGCCCTGATGTCGTGCAACCCTGCCATCGGTGGACTGGCCAAGGGGCATCTGGTCAAGGAGATCGATGCCCTCGGTGGCGAGATGGGAAAGAATATCGATGCCACCGGCATCCAGTTCCGCATCCTCAATACCAGAAAGGGGCCTGCGGTCCGTGCCTCAAGGGCGCAGGCCGACAAGCAGCAGTATCGCCTCCGGATGAAGCGCATCCTGGAACACCAGGAACACCTGGACCTGAAGCAGGCCGAGGTGACGGCGCTGCACGTGGAAGAAGGCAGGGTCCTGGGGGTGGATACCAGGGGCGGGGTTCGTTTTTGCGGTACGACGGTGATCCTGACCACCGGCACCTTCATGCGCGGACTGATCCACATCGGACTGGTGCATTATCCGGGCGGCAGGGCCGGGGATATCCCTTCCATGGGGCTCTCCGACCACCTGCGTGAGCTGGGGTTCAATGTGGGGCGTCTGAAGACCGGGACGCCTGCCCGTCTTGACGGCAAGACCATCGATTTCAGCCGGCTGGAGGCACAACCGGGCGACGACCCGCCCGTCCCTTTTTCCTTCTCCACCGAGCGGATCGACCGTCCCCAGGTTCCCTGTTATATCGCCTACACCAACGAGCGGAGCCATGAGATCATCCGTTCGGGACTCGACCGTTCACCCCTCTATGCCGGGATCATCGAGGGGATCGGCCCGCGCTACTGCCCCTCCATCGAGGACAAGGTGGTCCGCTTTCCGGACAAGGACCGGCACCAGAGTTTCATCGAGCCCGAAGGGGCCGATACTGTGGAATACTACCCGTCGGGGCTCTCCACGTCGCTTCCAATCGACGTCCAATGGGCGTTCTACCGCAGCATCGTCGGGATGGAGCGGGTGGAGATCATGCGGCCCGCCTATGCCATCGAATACGACTATGTCGACCCGATCCAGCTGCATGCCACGCTGGAAACCAAGGTGGTGCAGAACCTCTTCCATGCCGGCCAGATCAACGGGACCTCGGGGTACGAGGAGGCGGCAGGGCAGGGGCTTGTCGCCGGGATCAACGCCGTGCTCAGGGTCAAGGGGAAGGAGCCGCTGGTTCTGGGGCGGGACGAGGCCTACATCGGGGTCATGATTGACGACCTGGTGACGCTCGGAACGCGGGAGCCCTACCGGATGTTCACCTCGCGGGCCGAATACCGGTTGCTGCTGCGCGAGGACAATGCCGACCAGCGTCTGCGCCGGATCGGCCACGAGGTCGGGTTGGTGCCCGAGGAGGAATACGGCCGCTTTGCCGCGAAGCTGGCGCAGATAGATGAGCAGCTGGCACGTATCCGCCAGACCCGGATCGCTCCATCAGCCATGGAACCTGACTTCATGGAAGAGTACGGTCTGGTCGGCCTGCAGAACGCAATGAGTCTGGATCAGCTCCTGCGCCGTCCGGACGTTGGCTGGCGTGACCTGATCCGGCTCGACCCGACCATTGGTGAGGCCGATGCCCGAATCTGGGAGCAGATCGAGATCCAGGTGAAATACCAGGGGTATATCGACCGGCAGCTGGAGCAAGTGGCAAAAAGCCGGGTGCTCGAAGGGGTCAGGATCCCGACCGGCTTCGACTACACAACGCTTGCCGGTCTTTCGACCGAAGTGCGGGAAAAGTTGGCAAAGTTTCAGCCCGACACCCTCGGCCAGGCGTCACGGATTCCCGGCATCACACCTGCCGCAATCGCCATCCTCTCGGTCTCTCTCAAGGCGCGGAGCAGCCGGTGA
- the mnmE gene encoding tRNA uridine-5-carboxymethylaminomethyl(34) synthesis GTPase MnmE: MYIADTIAAISTPLGEGGIGIIRISGPDARRIAERIFQRTNSGGLMSHRFYYGEIVDPASLLPLDEGLMVFMRAPRSFTREDVVELHCHGGYLLVQQILSLILGQGVRLAAPGEFTRRAFLNGRIDLLQAESVIDVIRGKTDAALALAQHQREGRLSRLIAEARQHLVHVLALLEAYVDFPDDEIGGFHREQLDSRCSAAQLIIAQLLGSYDEGRVLRDGVSVLIAGKPNAGKSSLLNTLLREKRAIVTAIPGTTRDMIQEVVNIGGLPVTLIDTAGIRETGDEVEQEGVRRTMEAIPRADLVLFLVDGSRPYDSDDEQICASLTGRRFLLVKNKSDLNERVELPAGLSEVSPLDISTKTGAGIDELKDAVCREFLHGRAVDSREFVALSRARHRDALVKCQSALVQFGESLTAGLPPEIVAVDLREALSALGEVTGETTPDEVLDLVFSQFCVGK, encoded by the coding sequence ATGTACATCGCCGACACGATTGCCGCCATCAGTACCCCCCTGGGCGAGGGGGGGATCGGCATCATCAGGATAAGTGGACCGGACGCACGGAGAATAGCCGAGCGGATCTTTCAGCGCACGAACAGCGGTGGCCTTATGAGCCACCGTTTTTATTATGGGGAGATAGTCGACCCTGCTTCCCTGTTGCCGTTGGATGAGGGGTTGATGGTCTTCATGCGCGCGCCCCGTTCCTTTACCCGCGAAGACGTTGTTGAGCTGCACTGCCATGGCGGCTATCTGCTGGTGCAGCAGATCCTGTCACTGATCCTTGGTCAGGGGGTGCGTCTTGCCGCACCGGGAGAATTCACCCGGCGAGCATTTCTCAATGGCCGTATCGACCTGCTTCAGGCCGAGTCGGTGATCGACGTTATCCGTGGCAAGACCGATGCTGCACTGGCGCTCGCCCAGCACCAGCGGGAGGGGAGGCTCTCCCGGCTCATTGCTGAGGCGCGCCAGCATCTGGTGCATGTCCTGGCCCTTCTGGAGGCGTATGTCGATTTTCCTGACGACGAGATCGGTGGTTTCCACCGGGAGCAGCTCGATTCTCGGTGTTCAGCTGCGCAATTGATCATTGCCCAGCTGCTGGGAAGTTATGATGAGGGACGCGTGCTGCGCGACGGGGTATCGGTGCTGATTGCCGGCAAGCCCAATGCCGGGAAATCGAGTCTCCTCAACACCCTCCTCAGGGAGAAGCGTGCCATCGTCACCGCCATTCCGGGCACGACCCGCGACATGATCCAGGAAGTAGTCAATATCGGCGGACTGCCGGTCACACTTATCGACACGGCAGGTATCCGCGAAACCGGCGACGAGGTTGAACAGGAAGGGGTGCGTCGCACCATGGAGGCGATTCCCCGTGCCGATCTGGTTCTCTTCCTGGTCGACGGTTCCCGTCCCTACGACAGTGACGACGAGCAGATCTGTGCTTCCCTGACGGGGCGTCGCTTCCTTCTTGTCAAGAACAAGTCCGATCTAAACGAGAGGGTGGAGCTGCCAGCCGGATTGTCCGAAGTCTCTCCCCTGGACATCTCGACCAAGACCGGCGCGGGCATCGACGAACTGAAGGATGCAGTCTGTCGGGAATTCCTCCACGGTCGGGCCGTGGACAGCCGCGAATTCGTGGCGCTGTCACGTGCCCGTCACCGGGATGCCCTTGTCAAATGCCAGTCTGCGCTGGTACAATTCGGCGAGAGCCTGACTGCCGGACTGCCTCCCGAGATCGTGGCTGTTGATTTGCGCGAGGCGCTCTCCGCCCTTGGCGAGGTGACCGGCGAGACCACGCCGGACGAAGTGCTAGACCTGGTCTTCAGCCAGTTCTGTGTCGGGAAATAA